In the genome of Streptomyces lydicus, the window GTCCCAGCCGCGGTCGGTGGGGAAGCCGGAGACGGCGTCACCGCCCTCCGCGACCAGACGCCACAGGTCCTCGGGCGAGCGGCAGCCGCCCGGGTAGTGGCAGCCCATGCCGATGATGGCGATCGGTTCGACCGCCCGGTCCTCCAGTTCGCGGATCCGCCGGTTGGACTCGCGCAGCTCGGCAGTGGCTCGCTTGAGGTACTGGAGGAGCTTCTCCTCGTCGGGCATCGGGGATCTCTCTTTCGGGTGTGGTAGGACCACGTGACCTTCATGAACCGGGATGGGAGCCGGCCGGGCGGTTGCAGGGGGAGGTTCGCGGTCAGGGCCGCGTGAACTCCTCGTCCAGCATCTGGAACATCTCTTCCGCCGTCGCCGCCTCGAGGCCGTCCTGTTCCGCCGGCGGCTCCACCGCCGACTTCCAGCCGGAGAGCAGGGCCCGCAGTCGTACGGTGATCTCCTCGCGCCCGGCGTCTGCGGCACCGACGTCCCGCAACACGGCTTCCAGCCTGGACAGTTCGGCCAGGGCCGTCGCCGAAGCCGTCTGCTCCTGCGGTTCCAGTGCGGTCCGCAGGCGCTCCGCGAGGGCACTGGCCGTGGGGTGGTCGAAGATAAGAGTGGCGGGCAGCCGCAGCCCCGTGGCACCAGCGAGCCGGTTGCGCAGTTCGACGGCGGTGAGGGAGTCCAGGCCGAGTTCCAGGAAGCCGCGCTCGCTGTCGACGGCGCCTGCGGAGGCGTAGCCGAGGACCGTGGCCACCTGCCCGCGCACCAGGTTGAGCAGGATGCGCCTGCGGTCCGCTTCGGTGCCCCGGGCCAGCTGCGCGTGCAGGGCGGACACCGAGTCGGTGCCGGCCGGCGAGGTGCGCCCGGTGCGCGGCGCGGGCGGAACCAGCCCCCGCAGCAGCGGCGGCACGTCGGCCGAACGGCCCCGCAGCGCGGCCGGGTTGAACGCCATCGGCACGACGGCCGGCTCGCCTGTGGCGCAGGCGGCGTCGAACAGTGCCATGCCGTCCGCCGTGGGCAGCGGTGTCATGCCGGAGCGCATCAGCCTGCGGACGTCGGCCTCGGTCAGTTCGCCGGTCAGGCCGGTGCGCTGCGCCCAGGGCCCCCAGGCCAGCGAGGCCCCGGGCAGGCCGTGCGCGGCGCGGTGCTGGGCGAGCGCGTCGAGGAAGACGTTGGCCGCCGCGTAGTTGCTCTGCCCCGCTCCGCCGAGCACGCCCGCCGCCGAGGAGAACAGGACGAACGCGTCCAGCTCCATGCCCTCGGTCAACAGGTGCAGGTTCCAGGCGCCGCGCAGCTTGGGGGCGAGTACGGCGTCGAGGCGCGCGGGGGTCATAGCGGCGAGGACGCCGTCGTCGAGGACGGCGGCGGTGTGCACGACCGCGCGCAGCGGATGCGCGTCGGGTATCTGCCCGAGGGTGTGCGCCAGGGCGTCGCGGTCGGCCGCGTCGCAGGCCACCACAGTCGCTTCGGCACCCAGTTCGACCAGCTCCGCCACGAGTTCGGGAGCACCGGGTGCGGCCGGGCCGCTCCGGCTGGTCAGCAGCAGGTGCCTCACGCCGTGTGCGGTCACCAGGTGCTTGGCGAGCTCGGCGCCCAGGGTGCCGGTCGCGCCGGTGATCAGAACGGTGCCGTCGCCGCCCAGGACGGTGTCCTTGCGCCGGCCGGAGTCCGGCAGTGGCACCCGGGTGAGGCGAGGGGCGTGGGCCCGGCCGGCCCGCAGGGCGAGCTGCGGCTCTCCGGTCCCGTCCCCCGTCTCTCCCGCCGCCCCGGTCCCGGCCTCGATGGCGTCCGCGACGGCCGCCAGGGACCGTACGTCGTCGTCGACGTCCAGCAGCAGCAGCCCGGGGTGCTCCGACTGCGCCGAGCGCAGCAGGCCCCACACCGGTGCGGTCGCCAGGTCGATCGCCTCGTCGCCGGTGACGGCCACCGCGTGGCGGGTCACCACCACCAACCGGGCGGAGGCGAATCGCTCGTCGGCAAGCCAGCCCTGGATCAGCTCGAGGGCCCGGTGCACGGCCTCCTCTGCCGACGGTACGAGCGCGTCGTCGTCGACCGCTCCCCCGGCTCCCCCGGCTCCCCCGGCTCCCCCGAAGCATTGCGCGACCACCACGTCGGGAACCTGCGTGCACTCGGCGAGCGTGGCGTGGACGGGCACCGGTTCCCCGTCGTCCGCCGCCAGCATCGTGGCCAGCCCCCACGCGTCCGCACCGAGCAGCGCCGGGCGGCAGGGTGCCGCGGCGGCGGGCAGATCGAAGGCGGTGCCCCAGTCGACGCGGAACAGTGAGTCTCCGCCCGAGCCGCGGCGAAGGCCCGCGAGTTCCGTCACCACAGGACGCCGGACGAGAGACCGCACCTCCATGACCGGTTGCCCGATGTCGTCCGTGATCGTGACCCGGATCGCGCCGTCGGCCTCGGCGATCCGTACGCGCACCGTGGTCGCACCCGAGCGGTGCAGGTGGACACCCTGGAAGGAGAACGGCAGCTCCACAGGCCGCTCACCCGCCTTTCCGGCCGCCGCGTCAGTCTCCTCGGACGGCTCTCCGGGCGTGTGCAACAGGCCCATTCCGTGCAGGGCGGCATCCAGCAGCGCCGGGTGCACACCGAATCCGGCGGCCTCCCCGTGCAGCGCCTGCGGCAGGTCCACCTCGGCGTACACCGCGCCGTCGTGCCGCCAGGCGGCCCGAAGCCCTTGGAACGCAGGCCCGTATCCGTACCCGAGGTCCGCGACGGCCCCGTAGAAGCCGTCGATCTCGACGGCTTCGGCCCCCGCGGGCGGCCACTGCGCGCCCGGCGTCTCCTCGGGCTTCCCGACGGGCGCCAGGGTGCCGGTGGCGTGCCGGGTCCAGGGTGCACCGCCGGTACCGCCGCCAAGCGTGTCGTCCGGCTCCGGCTGTTCCGGTCGCGAGTAGATGTTCACCGGGCAGCGCCCGGACTCGTCCTGCGGGCCGACCACGACCTGCAGCTGGACGCTGTCCCGCTCGGTCAGCACCAGGGGCTGTTCCAGGGTCAGTTCCTCGGCCTGGCGGTGCCCGACCTCGTCGCCCGCCGCGAGGGCGAGTTCCACGAAGGCCGTGCCGGGCAGCAGGATCGTGCCGAGTACCGCGTGGTCGGCCAGCCAGGGCTGGGTGCGCACGGACAGCCGTCCGGTGAGCACCGTGCCCTCTCCGTGGGCGAGCGGTACGGCGGCCCCGAGCAACGGGTGCCCGAGGGCCCCCAGTCCGGCAGCCGACACATCGCCCGCGCCACCCTGCTCCAACTCCAGCCAGTAGCGCCGGCGCTGGAAGGGGTAGGTGGGCAGGTCAGTGAAGGCGGCGTCCTGTCCCTCGAGGAAGGATGCGACGTCGAGCGGCAGGCCGTGGGCGTGTCCCTCGGCCGCCGAGAGGAGGAAGCGGTCCAGACCGCCCTCGTCGCGACGCAGGGTGCCGAGCGCGACCACGTCCGGGACGTCCAGCTCCTCAACGGACTGGGTCAGGACCGGGTGCGCGCTGGTTTCGACGAAGAAGCGGAAACCGTCGTCCACCAGACGGCGAACAGCAGGCTCGAAATGAACGGTCTGGGCAAGGTTCCGGTACCAGTACGAACCGTCCATCACCGTGGTGTCCAACCATTCACCGGTCACCGTGGACAGCAACGGCACGGATGCGGCGCGAGGCTCGAGCCCGTCGAGGAGGGCGGCCAGGTCTTTTTCGATCAGAGCGACCTGACGCGAGTGCGAAGCGTAATCAACAGGAATCCGTCGAACTCTGACATCGTCCGCTTCGCATGCGGCCAGGAACTCGTCCAACGCCGCCGATTCGCCGGCCACGACCATGGAACGCGGTCCGTTCACAGCAGCGACAGAGATCCGCTCGCCAAAGGGCTCCAGCAGCGCACCCACCTCACGCGCGGGCAACGCCACCGACACCATGCCACCCAACCCCGCCAACGCCGTAATAGCCCGGCTCCGCAGAGCCACCACCTTCACAGCATCAGCCAGCGACAGCACCCCCGCCACATAGGCAGCAGCAATCTCACCCTGCGAATGACCCACCACAGCATCCGGCTCGACACCCACCGAACGCCACACCGCAGCCAACGACACCATCACCGCGAACAACGCAGGCTGCACCACATCAACCCGCTCCAGCGACGCAGCACCCTCCTCACCACGCAACACCGCCAACAGCGACCAGTCCACATGCACGGCCAACTCCCGCGCACACGCCTCCACCTCCGCCGCAAACACCGGCGACGACTCCAGAAGCCCACGAGCCATACCAACCCACTGCGAGCCCTGCCCCGGGAAGACGAACACCGTCTTCCCCTCCCGCACACCACCCTCGACCACCCCGGGGAACGGCCGCCCGGCCGCGACCGCCTCCAGGCCCCTCATCAGATCGGCCCGGCCCCGTCCGACCACCACCGCACGCCGCTCGAACAACGACCGGCCCACCGCCAGCGAATACGACACATCGGCCGGACCCACCTCCGGGCGCACCTCCAGGTGCTCCCGCAGCCGCGCCGCCTGCGCACGCAACGCCTGATCCGTACGTCCCGACACCACCACCGGCACCAGCTCGTCGCTGTCCGCCGCACCGGAGGCCTGCACAAGCCCCTCCGCCGGCGCCTGCTCCAGAATGACGTGCGCATTCGTGCCCGTACCGCCGAACGCGGACACCCCCGCGCGCAGCGGCCGGTCCACCTCCGGCCACGGCCGGGCCTCCGTCAGGAGCTCCACCGCGCCCGCCGACCAGTCGACGTGCGGCGTCGGCTCGTCCACATGCAGCGTCTTCGGCAGGACACCCGCGCGAAGCGCCGTGACCATCTTGATGACACCGGCAACACCGGCGGCGGACTGGGAGTGTCCGATGTTCGACTTGATGGAGCCCAGCCACAGGGGCCGTTCGGCGGGCCGGTTCTGGCCGTACGTCGCCAGGATGGCCTGCGCCTCGATCGGGTCGCCCAGCGTGGTGCCGGTGCCGTGTGCCTCGACGGCGTCGACGTCGGCCGGTTCCAGGCCGGAGTTGACGAGCGCCTGCCGGATCACCCGCTGCTGCGAGGGACCACTGGGCGCGGTGAGACCGTTCGAGGCGCCGTCCTGGTTGATCGCCGTACCCCGCACGACCGCGAGCACCCGGTGCCCGTTGCGGCGCGCGTCGGACAGCCGCTCCAGGGCGAGCATGCCGACGCCCTCGGCCCAGCCGATGCCGTCCGCGCCGGCCGCGAACGGCTTGCAGCGGCCGTCGCCGGCCATCCCGCGCTGGCGGCTGAACTCCGTGAACGACACCGGTGACACCAGCGCCGCCACGCCGCCCGCCAGGGCGAGGTCGCACTCGTTCTGGCGCAGCGCCTGGCAGGCGAGATGGATCGAGACCAGCGACGACGAGCAGGCGGTGTCGACCGTGACCGCCGGGCCCTCCAGGCCGAGCGTGTACGCGACCCGGCCCGACACGGCGGCGGTTCCGGAACCGAACAGGAAGAAGCCTTCCGTTTCGCCGCCCGGCTTGCCGCCGACTCCGTACCCGACGAAGGACGTACCGACGAACACCCCGGAGCGGGAGCCCTTGAGGGTGCGCGGGTCGACGCCCGCCCGCTCGACGGCCTCCCAGGACGATTCGAGGAGCAGCCGCTGCTGCGGGTCCATCGAGAGCGCCTCGCGGGGCGAGATCCCGAAGAATTCGGCGTCGAACTCACCGATGTCGTGGACGAATCCGCCTTCGCGGACGTACGAGGTTCCGGGGTGGTCTGCATCGGGGTGGAAGAGCCCCTCGAGGTCCCAGCCCCGGTCCTCGGGGAACGCGCCGATCGCGTCGGCCTCGTCGGTGACCAGCCGCCACAGGCCGTCCGGGGAGTCGACGCCGCCGGGGTAACGGCAGCTCATGCCGACGATGGCGATGGGTTCGTCGCTGAGGTCGGCGGCCTTGGCGGCGGTGGTGGCCGTCTCGGCGCGGCCCAGGAGTTCGCCGAGGAGGTGGTCGGTGAGGGCGAGGGCGCTCGGGTGGTCGAAGACCATCGTCGTGGGCAGCTTCAGCCCGGTCGCCTCGCGCAGCCGGTTGCGCAGGGCCACGGCGGTCACGGAGTCGAAGCCGAGGTCCCGGAAGGCCCGGTCGGGTTCGATCGCCGCCGGGCCCTCGTATCCGAGGGCGACCGCCGCCTGCGTGCGCACCAGTTCCAGGAGGTGCGGGGCGCGTTCGGCCTCCGGGAGGCCCCTGACCTGCTGAGCCAGTGCGGAGGTCGCGCCGTCCGTCCCGGTCGCCTCCGGACCGCCGAGCGCGGCGTGCACCTCGGGGAGGTCCTCGATCAGCGGGCGCGGGCGGGCGGCGGTGAAGCCGGGGGCGAACCGCTCCCAGTCGATGTCCGCGACGACGACGAAGGTGTCGTCGGCCTCGAGGGCCAGTTCCAGTGCGGCGATCGCCGCGCGCGGGTCCATCGGGCGCACCCCGCGCCGCGCCAGGCTCTCGGTCGCGGCGGCGTCCGTCATGCCGCCGTCGGCCCAGCCGCCCCAAGCGAGCGCGGTGGCCTTCAGGCCCCGGTCGCGACGGTGCCGGGCGAGCGCGTCCAGGCGGGCGTTGCCCGCCGCGTACGCGGCCTGCCCCGCCCCGCCCCAGACGCCCGCGCCGGACGAGAACAGGACGAAGGCGTCCAGCTCAGTGCCGGCCAGAAACTCGTCGAGGTGCTCGGCACCGGCCGCCTTGGCGGCCGTGACGTCCGCCAGTTCGTCCAGGTCGATGCCGGTCAGGGCGGTGGACTGGGCTGTTCCGGCGAGGTGGAAGACAGCGTCGAAGCGGTGCCGGGCGACGAGCCCGGCCACGGCCTCGCGATCGGATATGTCGCACGCCTCCAGGACGACTTCGGTGCCGAGTGCCGTCAGTTCGGCCGCGAGGTCGGCGGCACCCGGGGCGTCGGCGCCCCGGCGGCTGGTCAGTACGAGGCGGCTCGCGCCCCGGCCGGCCAACCAACGCGACACGTGCCCGCCGAGGGCACCCGTACCGCCGGTGACCAGGACCGTACCGCGCGGACTCCACCCGTCGGCCGCGGGCTCGGGCGGCGCGGCGCGCACCAGTCGGCGGGCGAACAGGCCGGAGGCGCGGACCGCGAGCTGGTCCTCGGAGCGGAACCCGGCCAGCGCGGCCGCCAGACCGCCCCAGATCCGTCCTTCGGTACGGTCGTCGCCCTCGCCCAGGTGCGACGGGAGGTCGATCAACCCGCCCCACTGCTGCGGGAGTTCGAGCCCGGCGACCAGGCCGAGACCCCACACCGCCGCCTGGCCGGGACGACGCAGCGGTTCGGTGCTGCCGACCGAGACGGCCCCCGTGGTCAGCAGCCACAGCGGTGCCCGCACCTCGGCGTCGGACAGCGCACGTACCAGGGTGAGGGTTCCCGCCAGGCCGGCGGAGATCTCGGGCCGTGCCGGGTGCGGAGCTTCGTCCAGGGCCAGCAGGGACAGCACGCCGGCGAGCTCGGGAACGGCGCGCAGTCGTGCGGCCAGCGCGGCGGAATCGTCGAGGTCATCCCCTGCCACGGTGTACGTAACGACGTCGGCGCCCGCTTCCGTCAGTCGGGCGGCGCACCGCTCGGCCGTTCCGCACCCCTCGATTCCGGTCAAGAGCAGCCACGTGCTGTGGAGTTGGGGACGAGCAGGGCCGCTGACCGGTCGCCAGTTCACGTCGTACCGCCAGCCGTCCGTGGGCGACTGCGCGCGCCGGTCCGCGGCACGCGGTGCGTCGGCGGGCTCCAGCCAGTAGCGCTGGCGCTGGAAGGGGTAGGTCGGCAGGTCGGTGAAGGTGGCGTCCTGTCCCTCGAGGAGGGACGCGACATCGAGGGGCAGGCCGTGGGCGTGGCCCTCGACCGCGGACAGCAGGAACCGCTCCCAGCCACCCTCATCACGACGCAAAGTACCCAGCGCGACCACATCGTCGGCGTCGACATCCTCGACCGACTGCGTCAGCACCGGATGAGCACTGACCTCCACGAAGAAGCGGAAACCGTCCTCCACCAGACGACGCACAGCAGGCTCGAAATGCACGGTCTGCGCAAGGTTGCGGTACCAGTACGAACCATCCATCACCGCCGTGTCCAGCCACTCACCCGTGACCGTCGACAACAACGGAACACACGCAGCACGAGGCCGAAGCCCAGCAAGAACCGCGGCTAGCTCGTCCTCGACCAAAGCCACCTGACGCGAATGGGAGGCGTAATCGACAGGAATCTGCTTGGCACGAATCCCCTCGCTCTTCGCAACGCTCAGGAACTCCTCCAGAGCCGCCGACTCACCCGCAACCACAGTGGAGCGCGGTCCGTTGACGGCAGCGACAGAGATCCGCTCACCATACGGCTCCAGCAGCACACCCACCTCACCAGCAGGCAACGCCACGGACACCATGCCACCCAACCCCGCCAACGCCGTAATAGCCCGGCTCCGCAAGGCCACCACCTTCACAGCATCAGCCAGCGACAACGCACCCGCCACATACGCAGCAGCAATCTCACCCTGCGAATGACCGATGACGGCATCCGGCTCGACACCGGCCGAACGCCACACAGCAGCCAGCGACACCATCACCGCGAACAACGCAGGCTGCACCACATCAACCCGCTCCAGCGGCGCAGCCCCCTCCTCACCACGCAGCACCGCCATGAGCGACCAGTCCACATAAG includes:
- a CDS encoding type I polyketide synthase, translating into MADKETLRDYVKLVTADLRQTRKRLQDIEARDAEPIAIIGMSCRYPGGVESPEDLWRLVAAGGEGISAFPGDRGWDLSRLFDDDPEHAGTSYVREGGFVSGVGDFDPAFFGISPREALAMDPQQRLLLQTSWEAFERAGIDATTLRGSRTGVFAGTNDQGYLALLDGSAHDSEGYLLTGGATAVASGRIAYSFGLEGPALTVDTACSSSLVAMHLAARALRAGECSLALAGGVTVMSTPGVFTEFSRQRGLAADGRCKSFAAAADGTGWAEGAGMLLLERLSDARRNGHRVLALVRGSAVNSDGASNGLTAPNGPSQQRVILEALENARLSTSDVDAVEAHGTGTTLGDPIEAQALLATYGQDRDADRPLRLGSLKSNIGHTQSASGVAGVIKMVKALEHGVLPRTLHVDEPTPEVDWARGAVELLTEERAWPRTGTPRRAGVSSFGVSGTNAHLIIEEAPAQELPATDAPSVPLPSVVPYVVSARSAAGLRAQAERLRAFVVEREEPAGADLALSLATTRAALEHRAVVLAGGREELVERLGALAEGGSGSGAVVGGVVGPGKTAFLFTGQGAQRAGMGRGLYAVFPVFAEALDAVAERLDARLDRPIREVLFSDGELIDQTVYAQAALFALEVALFRLLESWGVLPDFLLGHSIGELAAAHVAGVLSLDDACVLVAARGRLMQALPSGGAMLAVEAAEGEVAEALAAYENCVGIAAVNGPTSVVVSGDADAVAELESTWRELGRRVKRLTVSHAFHSPRMETMLAEFASVACEVTFHAPQLPIVSNVTGEPADPDEIRTPGYWVRQVREAVRFADGVQYLHDRGVRTLLELGPDGVLTAMAQQCVDTIAVPVLRGDRDETEALFGALATAFTQGVRVDWATVFAPYGGRAVELPTYAFLRERYWPRGTIRAGDVSTAGLGVMGHPLLGAGVALAGGGGSVFTGRLSRTTHPWLADHTVHGRIVVPGTAFVELAVRAGDQAGCGHLDELILETPLVLPPDRAVQLQVTVDSLDEQGRRAFSVYGRVEHTGSDDGWSDLPWTRHASGTLAPAVPQAARDARFQGFSVWPPPGALEQRPEQLYAFLAEGGLEYGEVFSGVDAVWVAGRDVYAEVRLPEQEQAQAARFGIHPALLDAALQAGAAGAVGGAGGEAGLPFSWSGVSLWASGASALRVRISPSDVGGISVHGVDADGSPVVSVECITVRPVSAGQLAGAAEADGLYRVEWVRLPDPGGELPVIGVLGEDVQGAAEGLTAAGIAVRTAHHPAGLADEVPDAVVLTVAGAATAEVLAVLHEWFADDRFDGVPLALVTRGAVDTGDGATVTDLAATGVWGLVRSAQAEHPGRLLLIDMDHTPASWGALARSLASGEGQLAVRDGALLGARLVKGGGGLRLPDPVGDRTAWRLQGSERGALEDLALVPVEVRALAPGQVRIEVRATGVNFRDVLIALGSYPDASTLMGSEGAGVVLEVADDVTDLKTGDRVFGLLSGGFGPVATIDRRLIARMPEQWTFTQAASVPMVFLTAYYGLVDLGGLRRGESVLVHAAAGGVGMAAVQIAQHLGADVYATASTPKWGVVEGMGVPREHIASSRDLAFEDTFRQALDGRGIDVVLNALAGDYIDASARLLGTGGRFVEMGKADLRDADSFASSDTFAEQITYRAFDLFDAGPDRLQHMLTRLVRLFEQGELHLLPVRAWDLREAVSAFRLMGRGGHIGKNVLTLPRPIGTDGTVLITGGTGALGGLVARHLVAEHGVGHLVLTSRRGIDAPGAPELLAELKEMGAEVTVAACDVADRAALAAVLGMVSADHPLTGVVHTAGVLDDGVIESMTADRLQGVFAPKADAALHLHELTAHLDLSLFVLYSSVAGVLGSPGQSNYAAANALLDGLAAQRRAHGLAAHALAWGPWAWGTSGGMLAELSDSDRDRMQRTGLRPLTAEHGLALLDQALRAPAPAPVTVDLDIKALTGLSDVLPPLLRSLVRPARRAAGTARTEGAAGLVQRLSSLGEAKGARFLLTLVRTEAAAVLGFDGPDAIEAHRAFAELGFDSLTAVELRNRLNATTGTRLPPTLVFDHPTPIALADHLHRELLGRRDEVAAHAPSVSREEDDPIAIIGMGCRFPGDVGTPDELWRLVLDGVDAISDFPADRGWDVSGMYADATSEGRQTYEGGFLYDAPQFDPAFFSISPREAAAMDPQQRLLLETSWEAFERAGLDPHALRGSQTGVFVGAATSGYGVGRYDIPEGGRGHLLTGASTSVLSGRIGYVFGFEGPAITVDTACSSSLVSLHLAVRALEQGDCSMALAGGVTVMPNPGMFIDSSQAGALSGDGRSKAFSAGADGTGWGEGAGMLLLERLSDARRNGHRVLAVVRGTAINQDGASNGLTAPSGRAQQRVIRQALASAQLVPADVDVLEAHGTGTELGDPIEAQALIATYGQDRPEVRPLWLGSLKSNIGHTQSAAGVAGVIKMVMALREGVLPKTLHVDEPTPHVDWSAGAVELLTEARPWPEVGRPRRAGVSAFGMSGTNAHVILEQAPVEGSGAVPAVGGVVPVVLSARSGEALREQAARLREHLEANPGARPVDVAYSLAVGRSLFERRAVVVGRERGELLDALGALAAGEPVARVVEGGVREGKTVFVFPGQGSQWVGMARELLESSPVFAAQAEACAVELSPYVDWSLMAVLRGEEGAAPLERVDVVQPALFAVMVSLAAVWRSAGVEPDAVIGHSQGEIAAAYVAGALSLADAVKVVALRSRAITALAGLGGMVSVALPAGEVGVLLEPYGERISVAAVNGPRSTVVAGESAALEEFLSVAKSEGIRAKQIPVDYASHSRQVALVEDELAAVLAGLRPRAACVPLLSTVTGEWLDTAVMDGSYWYRNLAQTVHFEPAVRRLVEDGFRFFVEVSAHPVLTQSVEDVDADDVVALGTLRRDEGGWERFLLSAVEGHAHGLPLDVASLLEGQDATFTDLPTYPFQRQRYWLEPADAPRAADRRAQSPTDGWRYDVNWRPVSGPARPQLHSTWLLLTGIEGCGTAERCAARLTEAGADVVTYTVAGDDLDDSAALAARLRAVPELAGVLSLLALDEAPHPARPEISAGLAGTLTLVRALSDAEVRAPLWLLTTGAVSVGSTEPLRRPGQAAVWGLGLVAGLELPQQWGGLIDLPSHLGEGDDRTEGRIWGGLAAALAGFRSEDQLAVRASGLFARRLVRAAPPEPAADGWSPRGTVLVTGGTGALGGHVSRWLAGRGASRLVLTSRRGADAPGAADLAAELTALGTEVVLEACDISDREAVAGLVARHRFDAVFHLAGTAQSTALTGIDLDELADVTAAKAAGAEHLDEFLAGTELDAFVLFSSGAGVWGGAGQAAYAAGNARLDALARHRRDRGLKATALAWGGWADGGMTDAAATESLARRGVRPMDPRAAIAALELALEADDTFVVVADIDWERFAPGFTAARPRPLIEDLPEVHAALGGPEATGTDGATSALAQQVRGLPEAERAPHLLELVRTQAAVALGYEGPAAIEPDRAFRDLGFDSVTAVALRNRLREATGLKLPTTMVFDHPSALALTDHLLGELLGRAETATTAAKAADLSDEPIAIVGMSCRYPGGVDSPDGLWRLVTDEADAIGAFPEDRGWDLEGLFHPDADHPGTSYVREGGFVHDIGEFDAEFFGISPREALSMDPQQRLLLESSWEAVERAGVDPRTLKGSRSGVFVGTSFVGYGVGGKPGGETEGFFLFGSGTAAVSGRVAYTLGLEGPAVTVDTACSSSLVSIHLACQALRQNECDLALAGGVAALVSPVSFTEFSRQRGMAGDGRCKPFAAGADGIGWAEGVGMLALERLSDARRNGHRVLAVVRGTAINQDGASNGLTAPSGPSQQRVIRQALVNSGLEPADVDAVEAHGTGTTLGDPIEAQAILATYGQNRPAERPLWLGSIKSNIGHSQSAAGVAGVIKMVTALRAGVLPKTLHVDEPTPHVDWSAGAVELLTEARPWPEVDRPLRAGVSAFGGTGTNAHVILEQAPAEGLVQASGAADSDELVPVVVSGRTDQALRAQAARLREHLEVRPEVGPADVSYSLAVGRSLFERRAVVVGRGRADLMRGLEAVAAGRPFPGVVEGGVREGKTVFVFPGQGSQWVGMARGLLESSPVFAAEVEACARELAVHVDWSLLAVLRGEEGAASLERVDVVQPALFAVMVSLAAVWRSVGVEPDAVVGHSQGEIAAAYVAGVLSLADAVKVVALRSRAITALAGLGGMVSVALPAREVGALLEPFGERISVAAVNGPRSMVVAGESAALDEFLAACEADDVRVRRIPVDYASHSRQVALIEKDLAALLDGLEPRAASVPLLSTVTGEWLDTTVMDGSYWYRNLAQTVHFEPAVRRLVDDGFRFFVETSAHPVLTQSVEELDVPDVVALGTLRRDEGGLDRFLLSAAEGHAHGLPLDVASFLEGQDAAFTDLPTYPFQRRRYWLELEQGGAGDVSAAGLGALGHPLLGAAVPLAHGEGTVLTGRLSVRTQPWLADHAVLGTILLPGTAFVELALAAGDEVGHRQAEELTLEQPLVLTERDSVQLQVVVGPQDESGRCPVNIYSRPEQPEPDDTLGGGTGGAPWTRHATGTLAPVGKPEETPGAQWPPAGAEAVEIDGFYGAVADLGYGYGPAFQGLRAAWRHDGAVYAEVDLPQALHGEAAGFGVHPALLDAALHGMGLLHTPGEPSEETDAAAGKAGERPVELPFSFQGVHLHRSGATTVRVRIAEADGAIRVTITDDIGQPVMEVRSLVRRPVVTELAGLRRGSGGDSLFRVDWGTAFDLPAAAAPCRPALLGADAWGLATMLAADDGEPVPVHATLAECTQVPDVVVAQCFGGAGGAGGAGGAVDDDALVPSAEEAVHRALELIQGWLADERFASARLVVVTRHAVAVTGDEAIDLATAPVWGLLRSAQSEHPGLLLLDVDDDVRSLAAVADAIEAGTGAAGETGDGTGEPQLALRAGRAHAPRLTRVPLPDSGRRKDTVLGGDGTVLITGATGTLGAELAKHLVTAHGVRHLLLTSRSGPAAPGAPELVAELVELGAEATVVACDAADRDALAHTLGQIPDAHPLRAVVHTAAVLDDGVLAAMTPARLDAVLAPKLRGAWNLHLLTEGMELDAFVLFSSAAGVLGGAGQSNYAAANVFLDALAQHRAAHGLPGASLAWGPWAQRTGLTGELTEADVRRLMRSGMTPLPTADGMALFDAACATGEPAVVPMAFNPAALRGRSADVPPLLRGLVPPAPRTGRTSPAGTDSVSALHAQLARGTEADRRRILLNLVRGQVATVLGYASAGAVDSERGFLELGLDSLTAVELRNRLAGATGLRLPATLIFDHPTASALAERLRTALEPQEQTASATALAELSRLEAVLRDVGAADAGREEITVRLRALLSGWKSAVEPPAEQDGLEAATAEEMFQMLDEEFTRP